The following is a genomic window from Pseudomonas parafulva.
AGCAGCGGCAATCAGGACAGCCCGCTGATGCACGGCAATACGCCGATCCTGGGGCTGGATGTGTGGGAGCATGCCTATTACCTGAAGTACCAGAACCGCCGACCGGAGTACATTGGCGCCTTCTATAACGTCATCGACTGGGCGGACGTGGAACGTCGTTATCTCGAAGCCCTCAAGTGAGTCGATCCGCGATGCGCACTGACGTGATGTCTGTCGGGAGTGTGCGCCTGTTCCGCATGGCGCTTGGGACCTTGCTGCTCTTGGCCGGCACTGCGCTGCTGGTGGCACGAGGCATCGCCTGGTTGGAACTGGAGCCACGGATGTTGCGTGCGCTACAGGGCGGTGCCTTGTGCGCCTTGGGCACGGCATTGGGCGCGGTGCCGGTCCTGGTGATCCGCAAGATGCCGGTGGCCATCGCTGATACGTTGCTGGGTTTCGGTGCCGGGGTGATGCTGGCTGCAACCGCGTTTTCGCTGATCATGCCTGGCCTGGAAGCCGCGCGGGCCATCGGTTTCGATCCCTGGGGCGCCGGGGCGCTGGTCAGTGCCGGCTTGCTTGCCGGGGCCCTGTGCCTGTTCCTGATCGACCTGCGTATCGCTCGGGTTTCGCCCGAGTCCCTGGCAGGGCAGGGGCCTGAGCCAGTGATCGCGGCGCGGGTCTGGTTGTTCGTGGCCGCCATCGTCGCCCACAACATTCCTGAAGGCATGGCGATAGGTGTCTCCGCTGGAGGAGGCATGCCCGATGCCGACAGCCTGGCGATGGGCATCGCTTTGCAGGATGTGCCGGAGGGACTGGTCATTGCGCTGGTCTTGGCGGGGGCTGGCATGCACCGGCTCAAGGCATTCTTGATCGGTGCGGCGTCAGGGCTGGTGGAGCCGGTGGCGGCGCTGATCTGCGCCTGGCTGGTCAATGTCGCACAGTTGCTGCTGCCGCTTGGGCTGGCCTGTGCGGCAGGGGCGATGTTACTGGTAGTGACTCAGGAAATCATTCCGGAGTCGCGCAGCAATGGTCATCACCGATTGGCCAGCCTGGGCCTGTGTATCGGCTTCTGCCTGATGATGGTGATGGATACGGCGATGTCCTGAGCCTGGTTTGCGCCAGGCTTGGGTTCATTCGCCCTCGTCGAAATAGTTGTTGATCAGCGCCACCAAGGCTTGCAGGGCTTCTTCGTCCTGCTCTCCCTCGGTGTGCAGGTGCACCGGGGTGCCCTTGCCGGCTGCCAGCATCATCACTGCCATGATGCTTTTTCCGTCCACCAACTTGTCTGGGGCGCGCCCGACACGTACCTGACAGGGAAACTTCCCGGCCACGCCGACGAACTTGGCTGCCGCGCGGGCATGCAGGCCCAGCTTGTTGATGATGGTGATTTCGCGGGCCGGCATTGTCGGGTGGATCCTGTATTAGAGGTCGCGATGGCGAACCTGGACGTTTTTCAGGGTGCGCTGTAGCAATTGCCCCAGCCGCTCGGTGATATACACCGAACGATGATGTCCGCCGGTGCAGCCGATGGCGATGGTCACGTAGGCGCGGTTGCTGGCCGCAAAACGCGGTAGCCATTTGAGCAGGTAGCTGGAGATGTCTTGGTACATCTCCTCGACATCTGGCTGGGCCGCCAGGTAATCGATGACCGGCTGCTCGAGCCCAGAATGCTCACGCAATTCGGGCTTCCAGTACGGATTGGGCAGGCAGCGTACGTCGAACACCAGGTCCGCGTCCACTGGCATGCCACGTTTGAAACCGAAGGATTCGACGAGGAATGCAGTGCCGGGTTCGGGCTGGTTGAGTAGGCGCAGCTTGATCGAATCACGCAGTTGATAAAGGTTCAGACTGGTAGTGTCGATCTTGAGGTCGGCGAGGTCGGCGATCGGCCCGAGCAGTTCGGTCTCGACGCGAATCGCTTCGGCGAGTGAACGATTGGCGTTGGTCAGGGGGTGGCGCCGGCGGGTCTCCGAGAAGCGCTTGAGCAGCGTATCTTCGTCGGCATCGAGGTAGACCACGTCGCACTGGATATGTCGCGCGCGGGCATCCTCGAGTAACTCGGGGAAACGGGACAGATGGCTGGGCAGGTTTCGCGCGTCGATTGAGACGGCGACTTTGGGCTGCGACAGCTCGGTGTTGATCAGTGCGCTTTCGGCCAGTTGTGGCAGCAACCCGGCGGGCAGGTTGTCGATGCAGTAGTAACCGTTGTCTTCCAACACATCGAGCGCGGTGCTCTTGCCGGAGCCGGATCGGCCGCTGACGATGATCAGGCGCATGTTCAGAGCTCGTTCTGGACGTTCAAGACGACCTGATAAAGCGCTTCGTTGCTGTCGGCGGCACGCAGACGGTCACGAACATCTTTGCGGTCGAGCATGCTGGCGATCTGGCGCAGCAATTCGAGATGCGCGTCAGTGGCGGCTTCTGGTACCAGTAGCACGAAGAGCAGGTCGACCGGCGCTCCGTCGATCGCGTCATAGTCGATGGGCGCATCCAAATGCAGCAATGCGCTTACGGGAGCGCTGCAACCTTTCAGGCGGCAGTGGGGAATGGCAATGCCGTTGCCGAACCCAGTGGAACCCAGCTTCTCGCGGGCAAGAAGCTTCTCGAAGACGTCCTGCATCTTCAGCTCGGGTACTTGCTGGGCAATCAGGTTGGCGACCTTTTCCAGGGCGCTCTTCTTACTGCCGCCCGGCACGTTCACCAAGGAACGGCCGGGGGTCAGGATGGATTCAAGTCGGGTCATGGATGAGGGGTATCAGCGTGCGGCTGCACCTTGCAGCAGGCTTTGCTGTTTTTCCTTGTGTTTTTTCAATTGGCGGTCGAGCTTGTCGGCCAGGGCGTCGATGGCTGCATACATGTCTTCGTGTTCTGCGTTGGCAACCACTTCACCGCCCGGGATCTGCAGGGTGGCTTCGACCTTCTGCTGCAGCTTCTCGACTTTCAGGATGACCTGCACGTTGGTGATCTTGTCGAAGTGACCCTCCACCCGGGCAAGTTTATCGAGTACATAGTCGCGCAGGGGCTCGGTGACTTCTACATGGTGTCCACTGATGTTGACTTGCATACAGCTTCTCCTTTTGTTGCCGTGCATGTAAGAGGCAGGTGTTGCACCTGCCACTGAAACGCCGTGGCACATCCGGGCTTTACATCAGTCGCTTGCGTTCGCTGGAAGGTGCAATGCCGAGCGACTCGCGGTACTTGGCGACCGTGCGACGGGCTACCTGGATGCCTTGTGCCTCCAGTAAACCAGCGATCTTGCTGTCACTCAATGGCTTTTTCTGATTTTCCGCAGCAACCAGTTTCTTGATGATCGCGCGGATTGCCGTGGACGAGCATTCGCCGCCTTCGGCAGTGCTGACGTGGCTGGAGAAAAAGTATTTCAACTCATAGATGCCGCGCGGCGTATGCATGTACTTCTGCGTAGTGACCCGCGAAATGGTCGACTCATGCATACCGACCGCTTCGGCGATATCGTGCAGTACCAGCGGCTTCATGGCCTCGTCGCCATAGTCGAGGAAACCGCGCTGGTGCTCGACGATCTGCGTGGCCACCTTCATCAGCGTCTCGTTGCGACTCTGCAGGCTCTTGATGAACCACCGAGCCTCTTGTAACTGGTTGCGCATGAAGGTGTTGTCGGCACTGGTATCCGCGCGGCGCACGAAGCCGGCGTACTGCGGGTTCACCCGCAACCGCGGCACCGCTTCCTGATTCAGCTCGACCAGCCAGCGATCGCTGTCCTTGCGTACGATGACGTCGGGAACGACATACTCCGGCTCGCTGGACTCGATCTGCGAGCCTGGACGTGGATTGAGGCTCTGTACCAGCTCGATGACCTGGCGCAACTCGTCTTCCTTGAGCTTCATGCGGCGCATCAGTTGGCTGTAGTCGCGGCTGCCGAGCAGGTCGATGTAGTCGCTGACCAAGCGCTGCGCTTCGGCCATCCACGGCGTGCCGGCGGGCAGTTGGCGCAGTTGCAGCAGCAAGCATTCGCCGAGTGTGCGGGCACCGATGCCGGCAGGTTCGAACTGCTGGATGCGGTGCAGAACCGCTTCGACTTCATCCAGCTCGATGTCGAGCTCAGGATCGAAACCGGCGCAGATCTCCTCGAGGCTGTCTTCGAGATAGCCCTGGGCGTTGATGCTGTCGATCAGGGTGACGGCGATCAGTCGGTCGGTATCCGACATCGGGGCCAGGTTGAGTTGCCACAGCAGGTGGCTTTGCAAGCTCTCGCCTACGGACGTGCGGGTCGTGAAGTCCCATTCGTCGTCATCGTTGCTCGGCAGGCTGCTGGCGCTGGTCTGGTAGATATCTTCCCAGGCCGTGTCTACTGGCAGTTCGTTGGGGATGCGTTCACTCCACTCGCCTTCGTCGGTGGACTCGGCATTGCCACTGCTTTCCTGAAAGCTGCTGTCCTGGGCTTCGGCGACCGGTTTGCTCTCGCCGTTTTCGGCCATCGGGTCGCTGTTGTCGAAGTCGTCGCCTTCTTCCTGGCGTTCGAGCATCGGATTGGATTCCAGCGCTTCCTGGATTTCCTGCTGGAGGTCCAGGGTGGAAAGCTGGAGCAGACGAATGGCCTGTTGCAACTGAGGGGTCATCGTCAGTTGCTGGCCCATTTTTAGGACGAGCGATGGTTTCATGGCTGGGGCTTAATACCTTGTTCGCCGGCGCGCATGCGCCATCCACTACAGGGCGCCGGAGCGCCAAATCTTAAGCAAGTTATATGCCTGAAATTGTAGCGTTTGCCTAGAGCGCTGTAACACTTAAGCCCGTTTCAACAGGTTTTAACAGCGCTCCAGGCCGTTGCCTGGCTGTCAGAGGCGGAACTCATGACCCAGGTAAACTTCCTTGACCAACTGGTTGGCCAGGATGGTCTCGGCGTCGCCCTCAGCGATCAGTTGACCGTCGTTGACGATGTAGGCGGTCTCGCAGATGTCGAGCGTTTCACGCACGTTGTGATCGGTGATCAGGACGCCAATGCCTTTGGCCTTGAGGTGGTGGATGATCTGCTTGATGTCACCCACTGAAATCGGGTCGACGCCGGCAAAGGGTTCGTCCAGCAGGATGAACTTCGGCGAAGTGGCCAGGGCGCGGGCAATCTCGACCCGGCGTCGTTCGCCGCCGGACAGGCTCATGCCCAGGTTGTCGCGAATGTGGCTGATGTGGAATTCCTGCAGCAGGCTTTCCAGCTCCTTGCGACGACCGTCGCGGTCGATGTCCTTGCGGGTCTCGAGGATGGCCATGATGTTGTCGGCCACCGACAGCTTGCGGAAGATCGAGGCTTCCTGCGGCAGGTAGCCGATGCCTGCCTGCGCACGACCATGCATGGGCTGGTGGCTGACATCAAGGCTGTCGATGAGCACGCGGCCCTGGTCGGCCTGCACCAGGCCCACGATCATGTAGAAGCAGGTGGTCTTGCCGGCGCCGTTGGGGCCGAGCAGGCCGACGATCTGGCCACTGTCGATGGACAGGCTGACATCGCGTACGACCTGGCGGCCCTTGTAGCTCTTGGCCAGGTGCTGAGCTTTGAGGGTTGCCATCTGTTATTCGGCCTTTTTCTTCGGTTGGATGACCATGTCGATGCGCTGACGAGGTTGGGTCACCTTGCCACCACGACCGGCGGTTGCCACCTGGGTCTTGGTGTTGTAGACGATTTTCTCGCCTTCGGTGGTGTTGCCTTCGTTCTCGACCTTGGCGCGGTCGGTGAGGATGACCATGTCCTTCTGCGCCTGGTACTGGATGGTCACTGCCCAGCCTTTCATCTTGTCGGGCTTGGCGGCCGATTGCTGTTGCTCGAAGTAGGCCAGGTTACCCACCGAAGTCACCACGTCGATATCGCCGGAGGGCGCACGGGTCATGGTCACGGTGTTGCCTTTGATCACCATCGAGCCCTGGGTGATGATGACATCGCCGGTGTAGGTGGCCACGCCCTGCTTGTCGTCCAGGTGCGCGTTGTCAGCCTGGATGCGGATCGGCTGATCACGGTCGTTCGGCAGGGCCAAGGCGCTCGCGCTTCCCAGTGCTGCGCTCAGGCTGAGCAAAAGGGGGAGGGTTTTAACGAGCCTCATACTGTCCTCTTACGTTGGACAGCAGGTCCATCCTGCCGTCTTCCAAGTACGCTTTCATTCCTACGCCCGTGGTCGTGCCACCGGCGCCGTCGATTCTAACGGCTTGATCGGTCTGCGCATATTGCTTCTGCGGGAACACCGTCATGCGGCTGCTGGTAATCAGGGTGTCACGCTGCTTCTCGTCGGTGCGGGCAATACGTACGTTGTCGATCAGTTCAACTTCGCTGCCGTCCGGATTGACCTCGGCGCGCACGCTCTGGACATGCCAGGGGTAAGCGGTGCCGCGGAAAATATGCATGTCTGGCGTGGTCACCAGCGTGATTTCGCTGGCTTTGAGGTGTTCGACCTTGTCGGCGGTCATTTCGTACTGCAGCTTGCCATCAGGCAAGAACTGGACGCTGTGTGCATTGATCGCATAGTAGTCGATGGCGCTCTCGTCGACCTGGGCCGCAGGCTCGTCGAGGAAGCTCTCCGGACTGATGTTCCAGTAGCCGACTGCGACCAGGACGGCGGCGATGGCCGTCAACAGCAGGGCATTGCGAATTTTCTTGCTGAACATGGCGTGGCCTACAGGTAATGTGCGTTGGCAGCGTCCAGGGTGCCCTGGGCCTGCATGATCAGTTCACAGAACTCGCGGGCGGCGCCTTCGCCGCCGCGGGCCTGGGTGACGCCGTGGGCATGATCGCGCACGAAGGCTGCGGCGTTGGCCACGGCGATCCCCAGGCCAACCCGGCGAATCACCGGCAGGTCGGGAAGGTCGTCGCCCAGGTACGCCACTTGGTCGTGGCGCAGGCCCAGTTCGGCGAGCAGGCCATCGAGCACCACCAGTTTGTCCTCGCGCCCCTGGAACAGGTGCGGTATGCCGAGATTGCGGGCGCGACGCTCGACCACCGGAGTTTTGCGTCCACTGATGATAGCGGTGGTGACGCCAGAAGCCATGAGCATCTTGATGCCGTGGCCATCCAGGGTGTTGAAGGTCTTGAACTCGCTACCGTCTTCCAGGAAATACAGGCGGCCGTCGGTCAGCACGCCATCGACATCGAAAACGGCCAGTTTGACGGCTTTGGCCCGTTGCATCAGGTCTTGGTTCATTTCACATCACTCCGGCACGCAGCAGGTCGTGCATGTTCAGCGCGCCGGTCGGGCGATCCTGCTCGTCGACCACCACCAGCGCGCTGATCTTGTGGTCTTCCATGATCTTGAGGGCCTCGGCGGCGAGCATTTCGGCGCGGGCGGTCTTGCCATGGACAGTCATCACTTCGTCGATCAGCGTGCGATGCACGTCGATGTTGCGATCCAGGCTGCGGCGCAGGTCACCGTCGGTGAAGACGCCGGCCAGCCGGCCGTCGGGCTCCATGACCACCGTCATGCCCAGGCCCTTGCGCGACATTTCCAGCAGCGCGTCCTTGAGCAGGGTGCCCCGTTGTACCTGCGGCAATTCGTCACCGGCATGCATGACGTGCTCGACCTTGAGCAGCAAGCGACGTCCCAGTGCCCCCCCCGGATGGGAGAAGGCGAAATCCTCGGCGGTGAAGCCGCGGGCCTCGAGCAAGGCAATGGCCAGCGCGTCGCCCAGCACCAGGGCCGCGGTGGTTGACGACGTCGGAGCCAGGTTCAACGGGCAGGCTTCCTGGGCGACGCTGGCGTCCAGATTCACTTCGGCGGCCTGGGCCAGCGGCGAGTCTATCTTGCCAGTCAGGCTGATCAGGCAGATGCCCAGACGCTTGATCAACGGCAGCAAGGTCACGATTTCGGCAGTACTGCCGGAATTGGACAGGGCCAAGATGATGTCGTCGCGGGTGATCATGCCCATGTCGCCGTGGCTGGCCTCGGCCGGGTGCACGAAGAACGAGGGTGTCCCGGTACTGGCCAGCGTGGCGGCGATCTTGTTGCCGATATGGCCGGACTTGCCCATGCCGACCACCACGACGCGCCCCTTGCTGCCCAGAATCAGCTCGCAAGCCTTGACGAAATTGTCGTCGATACGCGCTCGCAGGCCTTGTACGGCCTCGAGTTCCAGGCTCAGGGTACGCTGGGCGGAATGGATCAGCTCGCTGGATTGGCTCATGTCGAAAAAGCAATGCCTGATGAAAAGGCGCCGATTATAGCGACAATGTGAGAAACCCTCACCTTCGAGTTGTCGTAGAGACACGCGCCGGTTGCTGTATGGCGCCTGAACGACCCTGGGAAAGTACCTTGGGGAGCCTTGTACGCAGTGCTATAGTTCGCCGCTGTTTGGCCCGCCGGGACGCACGTGTCTTCCTCATGAGGAGCGGCGTCCATGTTGACGAGGCCACCTAGCAAGGAGTCTAGATGAGTTCGGATAGCGCCTACGCGGTCGAGTTGAAGGGTGTGACCTTCAAACGCGGTTCGCGCAGCATTTTCAACAACGTCGACATCCGTATCCCCCATGGCAAGGTCACCGGCATCATGGGGCCTTCCGGGTGCGGCAAGACCACGCTGCTGCGCCTGATGGGCGCGCAGTTGCGTCCTTCCAGCGGCGAGGTCTGGGTCGCCGGTCAGAACCTGCCTGCGCTGTCGCGCAGCGATCTGTTCGATGCCCGCAAGCAGATGGGCGTATTGTTCCAGAGCGGTGCGTTGTTCACCGATCTGGACGTCTTCGAGAACGTGGCATTCCCCCTGCGGGTACACACCGAACTGCCCGACGAGATGATCCGCGACATCGTGCTGATGAAGCTGCAGGCCGTGGGCCTGCGCGGCGCCATCGACCTGATGCCCGACGAGCTTTCCGGCGGCATGAAGCGCCGTGTCGCGCTGGCCCGTGCCATTGCGCTCGATCCGCAGATACTGATGTACGACGAACCTTTCGTCGGTCAGGACCCCATCGCCATGGGCGTCCTGGTACGACTGATCCGCCTGCTCAACGATGCCTTGGGTATCACCAGTATCGTGGTGTCCCACGACTTGGCCGAGACGGCGAGCATCGCCGACTATCTCTATGTCGTGGGTGACGGTCAGGTGCTGGGGCAGGGCACGCCCGACGAACTGATGGGCTCGGACAACCCGCGCATTCGTCAATTCATGAAGGGCGATCCGGACGGGCCGGTACCCTTTCATTTTCCCGCGCCAGACTACCGCGCCGATCTGCTGGGAGCGCGTTGATGCGCAGAAAATCCTTACTCGAACGCATTCGCCTGTTCGGTCGCGCGGCTATCGACGTGCTGGCCGTGCTTGGGCGTTCCTGCCTGTTCCTCTTCCATGCTCTGGCCGGGCGTGGCGGTATCGGCGGCGGCTTTCAACTGCTCACCCGGCAGTTGTACTCGGTCGGTGTGCTGTCGTTGGCGATCATCGTCGTTTCCGGCATGTTCATCGGCATGGTGCTGGCTCTGCAGGGCTACAGCATTCTCACCAAGTACGGCTCGGAACAGGCCGTGGGCCAGATGGTCGCGCTTACGCTGCTGCGTGAACTGGGTCCGGTCGTCACCGCGTTGCTGTTCGCCGGCCGTGCAGGCTCCGCGCTCACTGCCGAAATCGGCAACATGAAGTCGACCGAGCAGCTCTCCAGC
Proteins encoded in this region:
- the mlaE gene encoding lipid asymmetry maintenance ABC transporter permease subunit MlaE, whose protein sequence is MRRKSLLERIRLFGRAAIDVLAVLGRSCLFLFHALAGRGGIGGGFQLLTRQLYSVGVLSLAIIVVSGMFIGMVLALQGYSILTKYGSEQAVGQMVALTLLRELGPVVTALLFAGRAGSALTAEIGNMKSTEQLSSLEMIGVDPLKYIVAPRLWAGFISLPLLALIFSVVGIWGGSWVAVDWLGVYEGSFWANMQNSVSFSDDVINGLIKSLVFAFVVTWIAVFQGYDCEPTSEGISRATTRTVVYASLAVLGLDFILTALMFGDF
- the hpf gene encoding ribosome hibernation-promoting factor, HPF/YfiA family, whose translation is MQVNISGHHVEVTEPLRDYVLDKLARVEGHFDKITNVQVILKVEKLQQKVEATLQIPGGEVVANAEHEDMYAAIDALADKLDRQLKKHKEKQQSLLQGAAAR
- a CDS encoding ATP-binding cassette domain-containing protein, with the protein product MSSDSAYAVELKGVTFKRGSRSIFNNVDIRIPHGKVTGIMGPSGCGKTTLLRLMGAQLRPSSGEVWVAGQNLPALSRSDLFDARKQMGVLFQSGALFTDLDVFENVAFPLRVHTELPDEMIRDIVLMKLQAVGLRGAIDLMPDELSGGMKRRVALARAIALDPQILMYDEPFVGQDPIAMGVLVRLIRLLNDALGITSIVVSHDLAETASIADYLYVVGDGQVLGQGTPDELMGSDNPRIRQFMKGDPDGPVPFHFPAPDYRADLLGAR
- a CDS encoding KdsC family phosphatase, which codes for MNQDLMQRAKAVKLAVFDVDGVLTDGRLYFLEDGSEFKTFNTLDGHGIKMLMASGVTTAIISGRKTPVVERRARNLGIPHLFQGREDKLVVLDGLLAELGLRHDQVAYLGDDLPDLPVIRRVGLGIAVANAAAFVRDHAHGVTQARGGEGAAREFCELIMQAQGTLDAANAHYL
- the rapZ gene encoding RNase adapter RapZ — protein: MRLIIVSGRSGSGKSTALDVLEDNGYYCIDNLPAGLLPQLAESALINTELSQPKVAVSIDARNLPSHLSRFPELLEDARARHIQCDVVYLDADEDTLLKRFSETRRRHPLTNANRSLAEAIRVETELLGPIADLADLKIDTTSLNLYQLRDSIKLRLLNQPEPGTAFLVESFGFKRGMPVDADLVFDVRCLPNPYWKPELREHSGLEQPVIDYLAAQPDVEEMYQDISSYLLKWLPRFAASNRAYVTIAIGCTGGHHRSVYITERLGQLLQRTLKNVQVRHRDL
- a CDS encoding RNA polymerase factor sigma-54; this encodes MKPSLVLKMGQQLTMTPQLQQAIRLLQLSTLDLQQEIQEALESNPMLERQEEGDDFDNSDPMAENGESKPVAEAQDSSFQESSGNAESTDEGEWSERIPNELPVDTAWEDIYQTSASSLPSNDDDEWDFTTRTSVGESLQSHLLWQLNLAPMSDTDRLIAVTLIDSINAQGYLEDSLEEICAGFDPELDIELDEVEAVLHRIQQFEPAGIGARTLGECLLLQLRQLPAGTPWMAEAQRLVSDYIDLLGSRDYSQLMRRMKLKEDELRQVIELVQSLNPRPGSQIESSEPEYVVPDVIVRKDSDRWLVELNQEAVPRLRVNPQYAGFVRRADTSADNTFMRNQLQEARWFIKSLQSRNETLMKVATQIVEHQRGFLDYGDEAMKPLVLHDIAEAVGMHESTISRVTTQKYMHTPRGIYELKYFFSSHVSTAEGGECSSTAIRAIIKKLVAAENQKKPLSDSKIAGLLEAQGIQVARRTVAKYRESLGIAPSSERKRLM
- a CDS encoding KpsF/GutQ family sugar-phosphate isomerase, which codes for MSQSSELIHSAQRTLSLELEAVQGLRARIDDNFVKACELILGSKGRVVVVGMGKSGHIGNKIAATLASTGTPSFFVHPAEASHGDMGMITRDDIILALSNSGSTAEIVTLLPLIKRLGICLISLTGKIDSPLAQAAEVNLDASVAQEACPLNLAPTSSTTAALVLGDALAIALLEARGFTAEDFAFSHPGGALGRRLLLKVEHVMHAGDELPQVQRGTLLKDALLEMSRKGLGMTVVMEPDGRLAGVFTDGDLRRSLDRNIDVHRTLIDEVMTVHGKTARAEMLAAEALKIMEDHKISALVVVDEQDRPTGALNMHDLLRAGVM
- the lptB gene encoding LPS export ABC transporter ATP-binding protein; the protein is MATLKAQHLAKSYKGRQVVRDVSLSIDSGQIVGLLGPNGAGKTTCFYMIVGLVQADQGRVLIDSLDVSHQPMHGRAQAGIGYLPQEASIFRKLSVADNIMAILETRKDIDRDGRRKELESLLQEFHISHIRDNLGMSLSGGERRRVEIARALATSPKFILLDEPFAGVDPISVGDIKQIIHHLKAKGIGVLITDHNVRETLDICETAYIVNDGQLIAEGDAETILANQLVKEVYLGHEFRL
- a CDS encoding HPr family phosphocarrier protein, which codes for MPAREITIINKLGLHARAAAKFVGVAGKFPCQVRVGRAPDKLVDGKSIMAVMMLAAGKGTPVHLHTEGEQDEEALQALVALINNYFDEGE
- the ptsN gene encoding PTS IIA-like nitrogen regulatory protein PtsN, whose product is MTRLESILTPGRSLVNVPGGSKKSALEKVANLIAQQVPELKMQDVFEKLLAREKLGSTGFGNGIAIPHCRLKGCSAPVSALLHLDAPIDYDAIDGAPVDLLFVLLVPEAATDAHLELLRQIASMLDRKDVRDRLRAADSNEALYQVVLNVQNEL
- a CDS encoding ZIP family metal transporter yields the protein MRTDVMSVGSVRLFRMALGTLLLLAGTALLVARGIAWLELEPRMLRALQGGALCALGTALGAVPVLVIRKMPVAIADTLLGFGAGVMLAATAFSLIMPGLEAARAIGFDPWGAGALVSAGLLAGALCLFLIDLRIARVSPESLAGQGPEPVIAARVWLFVAAIVAHNIPEGMAIGVSAGGGMPDADSLAMGIALQDVPEGLVIALVLAGAGMHRLKAFLIGAASGLVEPVAALICAWLVNVAQLLLPLGLACAAGAMLLVVTQEIIPESRSNGHHRLASLGLCIGFCLMMVMDTAMS
- the lptA gene encoding lipopolysaccharide transport periplasmic protein LptA, whose translation is MRLVKTLPLLLSLSAALGSASALALPNDRDQPIRIQADNAHLDDKQGVATYTGDVIITQGSMVIKGNTVTMTRAPSGDIDVVTSVGNLAYFEQQQSAAKPDKMKGWAVTIQYQAQKDMVILTDRAKVENEGNTTEGEKIVYNTKTQVATAGRGGKVTQPRQRIDMVIQPKKKAE
- the lptC gene encoding LPS export ABC transporter periplasmic protein LptC; translated protein: MFSKKIRNALLLTAIAAVLVAVGYWNISPESFLDEPAAQVDESAIDYYAINAHSVQFLPDGKLQYEMTADKVEHLKASEITLVTTPDMHIFRGTAYPWHVQSVRAEVNPDGSEVELIDNVRIARTDEKQRDTLITSSRMTVFPQKQYAQTDQAVRIDGAGGTTTGVGMKAYLEDGRMDLLSNVRGQYEAR